In a single window of the Leptospira wolffii serovar Khorat str. Khorat-H2 genome:
- a CDS encoding SRPBCC family protein, translating to MSENLKAAEDTSDREIVGYRLLNAPRELVWKAWTDPNHVVHWWGPNGFTNTIESMDVRSGGVWKFVMHGPDGVDYPNRIAFIEVVKPEKLVYTHGSDETDHPGDFFVTVTFKDLGGKTELVMRSIFKTKEARDEVIEKYGALEGMNQTLSHLEEYLTKMA from the coding sequence ATGAGTGAGAATTTAAAAGCCGCCGAAGACACTTCCGATCGTGAGATCGTAGGTTATAGGCTTTTGAACGCGCCCAGGGAATTAGTATGGAAGGCCTGGACGGATCCGAATCATGTGGTCCATTGGTGGGGTCCGAACGGATTTACGAATACAATCGAGTCCATGGACGTAAGATCGGGAGGGGTATGGAAATTCGTCATGCACGGTCCTGACGGCGTGGACTATCCGAATCGAATCGCCTTTATCGAAGTGGTAAAACCTGAGAAATTAGTTTATACCCACGGCTCGGATGAAACGGATCATCCGGGAGATTTTTTCGTCACAGTGACTTTTAAGGACCTGGGTGGAAAAACTGAACTGGTGATGCGTTCTATTTTCAAAACTAAGGAAGCTAGAGACGAGGTCATAGAGAAATACGGAGCCCTGGAGGGCATGAATCAGACCCTCAGTCATCTGGAAGAATACCTTACGAAGATGGCTTGA
- a CDS encoding SRPBCC family protein: MDTKGIRFGQNGELIIDRILEAPRELVFRAWTDPELFMRWWGPKDFTSPFCKMDFRVGGRYHFSLRSPDGKDYWSTGEYREIVPPSRLVFTDSFADDKGNAVPASYYGMEVDWPEELVVTLIFEEVDSRRTRMILTHTGMPPGEVVEMTGASWNESFDKLQKLLNEYQNA; encoded by the coding sequence ATGGATACTAAAGGAATTCGATTCGGGCAGAATGGGGAGCTCATAATCGACAGAATTCTCGAGGCCCCGAGGGAACTTGTGTTTCGAGCCTGGACGGATCCGGAATTATTCATGCGTTGGTGGGGTCCTAAAGACTTCACATCTCCGTTTTGTAAAATGGACTTTCGGGTCGGAGGAAGATATCACTTCTCCTTACGTTCTCCGGATGGTAAAGACTATTGGAGTACGGGAGAATACCGAGAAATCGTTCCTCCTTCCCGTCTAGTATTTACTGACAGCTTTGCGGATGATAAGGGGAATGCGGTTCCCGCTTCCTATTACGGAATGGAAGTGGATTGGCCGGAAGAATTAGTGGTCACGCTCATCTTTGAAGAAGTCGATTCCCGGAGGACCCGAATGATTCTTACTCATACCGGAATGCCTCCGGGAGAAGTAGTGGAGATGACCGGCGCAAGTTGGAACGAATCTTTCGATAAGCTTCAAAAATTGTTAAACGAATACCAGAACGCGTAA
- a CDS encoding DoxX family protein, which yields MSEKKERIKKIAYWIITSLISLNYLYAGIIYIIKNDQVISGMGQLGYPLYFITILGIWKILGAVVLIAPRLPLLKEWAYAGILFNLTAAAASNAISGFEIPHIITPLVMLVFAAFSWWSRPADRKLAGILS from the coding sequence ATGAGTGAGAAAAAGGAAAGAATAAAGAAAATCGCGTATTGGATCATCACAAGTTTGATTTCGCTGAATTATCTTTATGCGGGAATCATTTATATTATCAAAAACGACCAGGTTATTTCCGGAATGGGGCAGCTAGGCTATCCTCTTTATTTCATAACGATTTTAGGAATTTGGAAAATTCTGGGGGCCGTCGTTCTGATCGCTCCTCGTTTGCCTCTTCTTAAAGAATGGGCGTATGCGGGGATTCTATTCAATCTTACCGCCGCTGCCGCATCCAATGCGATCTCCGGTTTTGAAATTCCGCACATCATCACTCCGCTCGTCATGTTGGTTTTCGCGGCTTTTTCCTGGTGGTCAAGACCTGCGGATCGGAAGCTTGCAGGGATTTTGAGTTAG